A genomic region of Mycobacterium sp. Aquia_213 contains the following coding sequences:
- the murI gene encoding glutamate racemase, which yields MSSPLAPVGVFDSGVGGLTVARAIIDQLPDEDIVYVGDTGNGPYGPLTIPEVRAHALAIGDDLVGRGVKALVLACNTASAACLRDARERYDVPVVEVILPAVRRAVATTRTGRIGVIGTQATITSHAYQDAFAAARDTEITAVACPRFVDFVERGVTSGRQVLGLAEGYLEPLQRAQVDTLVLGCTHYPLLSGLIQLAMGENVTLVSSAEETAKEVLRVLTEQDLLRPHDAAPATRVFEATGDPDAFTKLAARFLGPAVSGVRPVHHSPIG from the coding sequence ATGAGCTCACCACTAGCGCCCGTCGGAGTCTTCGACTCCGGCGTCGGGGGACTGACGGTAGCCCGCGCGATCATCGACCAACTGCCGGACGAGGACATCGTCTACGTCGGCGACACCGGCAACGGTCCCTACGGTCCGCTCACCATTCCCGAGGTTCGTGCCCACGCGCTGGCCATCGGTGACGATCTGGTCGGCCGCGGCGTGAAGGCGTTGGTGCTCGCCTGCAACACCGCCTCGGCGGCATGCCTGCGCGATGCCCGTGAGCGCTACGACGTGCCCGTCGTCGAGGTGATCCTGCCGGCGGTGCGCCGCGCCGTCGCAACGACCCGCACCGGCCGCATCGGCGTCATCGGCACCCAAGCGACCATCACCTCGCACGCCTACCAGGACGCATTCGCCGCTGCCCGCGACACCGAGATCACCGCGGTGGCCTGCCCGCGCTTCGTCGACTTCGTCGAGCGTGGCGTGACGAGCGGGCGTCAGGTGCTGGGACTGGCCGAGGGGTATCTGGAGCCGCTGCAACGCGCTCAGGTCGACACGCTGGTGCTGGGCTGCACGCACTATCCACTGCTGTCCGGGTTGATTCAGCTGGCGATGGGCGAAAATGTGACGCTCGTTTCAAGTGCCGAGGAAACCGCGAAGGAAGTGCTCCGGGTGCTCACCGAACAGGATTTGCTGCGCCCTCATGACGCGGCGCCGGCCACCCGCGTCTTCGAAGCTACCGGCGACCCGGATGCCTTCACGAAATTGGCGGCGCGATTCCTGGGGCCCGCCGTCAGCGGTGTCCGGCCGGTGCATCACTCGCCCATCGGCTAG
- a CDS encoding DUF3817 domain-containing protein produces the protein MTAPETPGAVSADRIRPALLGYRIMAWTTGLWLIALCYEIVSHLAFHHEIRWIEVVHGWVYFAYVLTAFNLAIKVRWPIGKTIGVLLAGTIPLLGIVVEHFQTKDIKARFGL, from the coding sequence ATGACCGCACCCGAGACACCCGGAGCCGTCTCCGCCGATCGCATCCGCCCCGCCTTGCTTGGGTACCGGATCATGGCGTGGACGACGGGTCTGTGGCTGATCGCCCTGTGCTACGAGATCGTCTCGCACCTCGCCTTCCACCACGAGATCCGGTGGATCGAAGTGGTGCACGGCTGGGTGTATTTCGCCTACGTGCTGACCGCTTTCAATCTGGCGATCAAGGTTCGGTGGCCGATCGGCAAGACGATCGGCGTGCTGCTGGCCGGCACGATCCCGCTGCTGGGCATCGTCGTCGAGCACTTCCAGACCAAGGACATCAAGGCCCGCTTCGGGCTATGA
- a CDS encoding cyclic nucleotide-degrading phosphodiesterase: MPVRITVLGCSGSVVGPDSPASGYLLRAPDTPPLVLDFGGGVLGALQRYADPGSVHVLLSHLHADHCLDMPGLFVWRRYHPSSRPLGKAMLYGPSDTWSRLGAASSPYGGEIDDCSDIFDVRHWVDSEAVEIGALTVTPRVVAHPTESYGLRITDPSGASFVYSGDTGVCDQLVELARDADVFLCEASWTHDPDHPPALHLSGTEAGRVAAQAGVRELLLTHIPPWTSREDVISEAKAEFDGPVHAVVCNETFDVRHSERV, encoded by the coding sequence GTGCCTGTGCGAATAACCGTGCTCGGCTGCTCGGGCAGCGTGGTCGGTCCGGACTCGCCAGCGTCGGGATATTTGCTTCGGGCTCCGGACACTCCGCCGCTGGTACTGGACTTTGGCGGGGGTGTGCTAGGCGCCCTGCAGCGCTACGCCGACCCCGGTTCCGTGCACGTCCTCTTGTCCCATCTGCATGCCGACCATTGTCTGGACATGCCGGGACTGTTCGTGTGGCGTCGCTACCACCCGTCGTCGCGTCCGCTCGGCAAGGCGATGCTGTACGGCCCCAGCGACACCTGGTCGCGGCTGGGGGCCGCGTCGTCGCCCTACGGCGGTGAAATCGACGACTGCTCGGACATATTCGACGTCCGTCACTGGGTCGACTCCGAAGCGGTCGAAATCGGTGCACTCACCGTGACGCCCCGGGTGGTGGCACACCCCACCGAGTCCTACGGCCTGCGCATCACCGATCCCAGCGGAGCGTCGTTCGTCTACAGCGGCGACACCGGGGTCTGCGATCAGCTCGTCGAGCTGGCTCGCGACGCCGACGTGTTCCTCTGTGAAGCGTCCTGGACGCACGACCCAGATCATCCGCCCGCCCTGCACTTGTCGGGCACCGAAGCCGGCCGGGTTGCGGCGCAGGCCGGCGTGCGCGAGCTGCTGCTGACCCACATCCCGCCGTGGACCTCGCGCGAGGACGTGATCAGCGAGGCCAAGGCCGAGTTCGACGGTCCCGTGCACGCCGTGGTGTGCAACGAGACGTTCGACGTTCGGCACTCCGAACGGGTCTGA
- a CDS encoding non-canonical purine NTP pyrophosphatase — protein sequence MARLTELLVASRNPKKLAELRRVLDGAGLSGLTLVSLDDVAPFDEAPETGATFEDNALAKARDAFAATGLATVADDSGLEVAALRGMPGVLSARWAGTHGDDAGNTALLLAQLRDVPDERRSAAFVSACALVSERGEVVVRGEWPGTIARAPRGDGGFGYDPVFVPVGDERTAAQLSPQEKDAASHRGRSLALLLPALRALA from the coding sequence GTGGCGCGCTTGACTGAACTGCTGGTCGCCAGCCGCAACCCCAAGAAGCTGGCCGAACTGCGCCGGGTGCTGGACGGCGCCGGGCTGTCGGGGCTGACGCTGGTGTCGCTCGACGATGTCGCGCCCTTCGACGAGGCGCCCGAAACCGGTGCGACGTTCGAGGACAATGCGCTGGCCAAGGCGCGGGATGCGTTCGCCGCCACGGGGTTAGCGACCGTGGCCGACGATTCAGGCCTGGAGGTCGCGGCGCTGCGCGGCATGCCCGGCGTGCTGTCGGCGCGCTGGGCGGGCACCCACGGCGACGACGCCGGCAACACCGCGCTGTTGCTCGCCCAGCTTCGCGATGTGCCCGACGAACGGCGCTCGGCGGCGTTCGTGTCGGCCTGCGCGCTGGTATCGGAGCGCGGCGAAGTCGTCGTCCGCGGCGAGTGGCCGGGCACGATCGCCCGCGCGCCACGCGGCGACGGCGGGTTCGGCTACGACCCGGTTTTCGTTCCCGTCGGTGACGAGCGCACCGCGGCGCAACTCAGCCCGCAGGAGAAGGACGCGGCCTCGCATCGTGGCCGCTCGCTCGCGCTGCTGCTGCCCGCCTTGCGCGCCCTGGCCTGA
- the rph gene encoding ribonuclease PH, with translation MSKREDGRNDDELRPVVITRGFTENPAGSVLIGFGGTKVLCTASVTEGVPRWRKGSGLGWLTAEYAMLPSATHTRSDRESVKGRLSGRTQEISRLIGRSLRACIDLAALGENTIAVDCDVLQADGGTRTAAITGAYVALADAVTYLSAAGRLSDPRPLSCAIAAVSVGVVDGRIRVDLPYEEDSRAEVDMNVVATDTGTLVEIQGTGEGATFPRSTLDKLLDLALSTCDTLFAAQREALELPYPGVLPEGPNQPKAFGS, from the coding sequence GTGTCAAAACGAGAAGACGGTCGCAATGACGACGAGCTTCGCCCGGTGGTCATCACCCGGGGCTTCACCGAAAACCCCGCGGGTTCGGTGCTGATCGGATTCGGTGGAACCAAAGTCCTGTGCACCGCGAGTGTCACCGAGGGAGTGCCGCGCTGGCGCAAGGGGTCTGGCCTGGGCTGGCTGACCGCGGAGTACGCGATGCTGCCGTCGGCCACCCACACCCGGTCCGACCGGGAATCGGTGAAGGGGCGGCTATCCGGGCGCACCCAGGAAATCAGCCGGCTCATCGGACGCTCGCTGCGCGCGTGCATCGACCTGGCGGCGTTGGGGGAGAACACAATCGCCGTCGACTGCGATGTGCTGCAGGCCGACGGCGGCACTCGCACCGCAGCGATCACGGGTGCCTATGTGGCGCTGGCCGATGCGGTCACCTACCTGTCGGCGGCGGGCAGGCTGTCGGATCCGCGGCCGTTGTCGTGTGCGATCGCGGCCGTCAGCGTCGGCGTGGTCGACGGCAGGATCCGCGTCGACCTGCCCTACGAGGAGGACTCGCGCGCCGAGGTCGACATGAACGTCGTCGCGACCGACACCGGAACCCTGGTCGAGATCCAGGGCACCGGTGAGGGTGCGACCTTCCCGCGCTCGACGCTGGACAAGCTGCTCGACTTGGCGCTCAGCACGTGCGACACCCTGTTTGCCGCTCAGCGCGAGGCGCTGGAGTTGCCCTACCCGGGCGTGCTGCCCGAGGGGCCGAATCAGCCGAAGGCGTTCGGCAGCTGA